Proteins co-encoded in one Papaver somniferum cultivar HN1 chromosome 5, ASM357369v1, whole genome shotgun sequence genomic window:
- the LOC113283132 gene encoding glycolipid transfer protein 1-like, whose amino-acid sequence MEGTVFTPCLEGMKNVKSEEGQMLTKPFLDTCKLILPVIEKFGAAMTLVKSDIGGNISRLDAKYSSNPSQFADLYSLVKVEVEAKTAKSSSSCTNGLLWLTRAMDFLVELFRNLIDHPDWTMSQACTDSYTKTLKKWHGWLASSSFTMAMKLAPDRKKFMDVIGGTGDINADIQRFCTEFSPFLVENHKFLASVGLDDLKAS is encoded by the exons ATGGAGGGCACTGTTTTCACTCCATGTTTGGAAGGAATGAAGAATGTGAAATCTGAGGAAGGGCAAATGCTGACCAAGCCATTCTTGGATACTTGCAAGCTTATACTTCCTGTGATAG AGAAGTTTGGAGCTGCCATGACACTCGTTAAATCTGATATTGGGGGCAATATATCA AGGTTAGATGCCAAATATTCCTCCAATCCTTCACAGTTCGCTGACTTGTACAGCTTGGTAAAAGTAGAGGTTGAGGCCAAAACCGCAAAATCTTCATCAAGCTGCACAAACGGCCTCCTCTGGTTGACAAG GGCCATGGACTTCTTGGTTGAATTGTTCCGCAATTTAATTGACCACCCTGATTGGACGATGTCACAAGCATGCACTGATTCCTACACAAAGACACTAAAAAAATGGCATGGTTGGCTTGCCAGTTCAAGTTTCACG ATGGCTATGAAGCTTGCTCCGGATAGGaagaaattcatggacgtgatAGGAGGAACAGGCGATATCAACGCAGACATTCAGAGATTCTGCACTGAGTTTTCCCCATTTCTGGTGGAGAACCACAAGTTTCTG GCTAGTGTTGGATTGGATGACTTGAAAGCTTCCTGA